The stretch of DNA AGGTGTGCGCGACTGGGGCTCAGGGTGGTGGAGGAGGCCACCACCGAACCCATGTAACCCAGCCGTATTCAGTCAGCACGCTCAGGGCACCGTGGCTCAGCtgcaatgacagagagagagagaacacgccAGCCAGTGAGAGAGCAGAGCACCCCAGCTCCAGGCCCCGTCCCTGCTCTGCCCATGACTGTCCTGCGTCCCCTCGGCTCCGGCCTCACCtgcccctccctggccctccccCGAGGCTTTGGCCGGCAGCAGCCTCCACCTGCTCGTTCTGTGCCCACGCTCAACGGCCCTGGCCCAACCCCTTCCCTGCAGCTCAGCTGCCCCCGTCTCCCCACTCGGAGGCCGTCCACAGCAGGGCTGGAGGccgtgggctcggtcaagtggacTCCGATGTCTCGCCTCACCCTCCCGGTCAAGGCTCGTTTTTTTGTCTCTGCCTCCCTGGACAGCCGTGCTGGCCCCCCGCAGCCTTCGCCTCTGCGCTGGCCCGTGTCGgggcctggatccctgcctgCCCGCAGCCGGCCGGGTAAACACAGCCACCCTCTGCCTTCCTCACACCATCCATCACGCACGAACAAGGGCCTCCTGTGAGGGAGTCGGGCTGGGATGGGGCAGCCAGGGCCCCGGgccatcccagctcccttctGAGCTTACCACCTCCCCCCAGGGAGTCTGGGGACCCATGGAGGCACCTGCCCTTGTGGCTGGGCCGTGTGCTCTCGAAGGGAGGGGGGTGAGTCCTCCTGGAGCACTAAGGCTTCAACCCGAGGAGAAGCGATGGACCTGGCCAGGCCTCAGTCTGGCCACCTGTAAAGTGGGGATTTTCGTGGCTAACACTGGGGGAGGGTGCTGCTCTTgcttgtaaaaaaaattattttattgcaaataaaacCGAAAAATCGGAGCTAATCCCGGAGACGGCCTCCAGTCTGCGTCACCCAGACATGAGTGTGTTCTCCTGTGCCTTTCATGGCACTGGTGCTGGGGACGGAGCTGGCCGGGGGCTCGGcgggttaagcctccatctgagacgccggtttgagtctcagctttggatccagctccgtgctaacaCATCTGGGGGACCAGCGGAGGAGGGCCCGGCTGTGTCGGCTTCTCCCGCCCACCCAGGGCACTCAGatggtgctcctggctccaggcttcagcctgacccagtcctggctttgggggccatttgggaagtgaaccaagcagaaggaaaaaaaaaaaaaaaaaacctctgtaactctttgcctttcaaataaaccaactgTTGAAAAGATGAGACAAAAGAAGCCATGGTCCAGGGAGGTTAGGGTCTCAGGACACACAGGACCACCTCCTCTCCACGGACTGGGCATAGAGATCTGACCGTGGCCTCGCATGGTGGCACATCCCTGCATCCCGAGGTCAGAGGGCCACGTCCAGAGCCTAGGGTGCTTGCTCGGTTAAATTGTAGCCACTACAATTCTTGTTTGATCTTCACGTGGGGTCCCCGTCCCCCAGGTGGGACATGCAGGTGCAGTGCCCGGAGGGGAGGGTAGCAGAGCAGAGGCCAGGGGTCCCCCTAGGGAGAGAAGACAGCTCAAGCTGGTTGACAAGCCTCCCCCACGGCTGCGAGAGACAGGCAGTGTACCACTCtgctgcccgcctgcccgcccgtGGAGCGTGTACACACGTTGCCAGGCAGCCCTGCTCGGGCAGGCCCTGATGAATTCCCCAGCCCGTGGCCTGCAGCTGGGCGCTGCCCAGACTCCCTGGGGCGGTGGCAGGCAGCGGCTGCGGCTGGAGTTTTTCCCTTCTGGATTCAgcggggggttggggaggagggggcgggaggtggggggaggcagcAAGCCGGGGGCGCCCACATGTCTCCTGGCCCAGCAGGCGTCTGCCAGGAAGGGTCCCAGGGGCCGCATCACGCAGGCTCCAGcataccaccaccacctcctcctcctcttctccaggCCCTGCTCTGGCCTTGGCCGAGCTCCTGGAaccactgggcctggcacggcGGGAAGGAGGGGGGCGGGTGGCGGTGCTGGCTGGGGCACTAGCCAGAGAGTGGGGCCAGGAGATGCCGGGCAAGGGACCCCCATCCCAGGACAGGAGGGTCTcgggccagcagcagcaggcttcGCCTGGGCTCATGGCAAAGTCTGGACCTGGGGGCGGAGGCAGCAGGGGTGCAGCCGATCCTGGcaggctgtgtgacctcagactGTCTCATTGCCCTCTCTGAGTGGAAGGATCCGAGGGGGCAGCATTTCATGTCTCCCTTGGACGACAACGCTGCACCAGGGCTCAGAGGGGCTTGGCTAACACAGTGGGGTCCTGGTCAGCTCTGGGACTCCGTGCCCCCCAATCCCTCCCCTGCtactccccagaaggctgacTTCCCAGCAGGGCCAGGGGCTCACAGCAGCAGCGTCACAGCAATTCTATGGTGCAGGAATCACGTGCCGTTAATTGCACCCCTCTGCAAGGTCCCCTGGGGTCTCCCAGGGCGGGAGGAGGGGGGATCCAGGAGGCTGGGCCCGGGATGACCCCAGGCGACCCTCCTCACTCCACACACCCCCCTCCCGCCTCTCTCCAGGCCCTCAGGGACTCAAAACGGGGACACACGCTAGCTCCTCCTGCCTGTGCGGTTCCCGACATGTGCCCAGGCGCCCCGCCACGtgcgccccagccccagccccgtgCCTGGCCTGTGGCTCGGGGACCTGGCGGCCATGTGTGCGCGGCCCTGTTGCAGAAGCATACATGCAAGCCCCACACACAGGCCTTGCCTGCCGGGGACTCATGGATTTCCTGAGAATTGCAGcccgggattttttttttagggggagtgggaggagaggatgACCCACAGGTGTGTGCCAGAGGCCAAGGCAAACAGGAGGTGAGCTCATGGGCCCCCAGACGCCCAGGCAGGGAGGGTGCCCGCCCGCCCAGCTTTGCTGGAAATGGCTGGGCCCGGCCAGCCGCTTTTCTTACTCCTCGCCCCGCCCACCGTGGCTCCCTAGTGCCCTCGGGCAGACCTGGCCAGCTCCGTGGCTGGGACTGCCCCCCTTGCCCCAGcctccccccacaccccccacTTCTACCTGAGCCCCTTGGGGACTCGATCCCTGGACAGAGCCCTGGCCCTCCGGGGTTGGCTGTCCCCTCGTTCGCCCAAAGTCCACCTGATCCCTGCCCCCCTGCCTGGCACGGGGACCCCACAGACCCCCCACAGGGCCCCACCagcactctgattttttttcttcctttgcttcatGGCCCCTCCCCCCTTGCCAccgcctccaggaagccctcggAGGAACACCCTCCTATTATAAGTCCCGGGTAGGTAGTGACCCTCGGCcagctgtgcctcagtttccctgtctaGTGACAGGACCTGGGCTGGGAGGGATCTTCTGTGATTGGCAGCTGACTGGGCAGTGGCCGGGCATGACAGGACAGGTCAGCCCTGCACACGGACACCTggggtctctctgtctcccctgatGGAGGGGATGCTGAGTCTACCCCCCCAGACTGCCACACCCATTTTCTGATTAGGGAACCTGGTAGGGGGACCACAGCGGGGTCTCCTTGCACCTGAATAGGTACTCTGGAggtcccccaccccatcccggGATTTCTCAGTCCAAGCGGGGAGGTGGGAATGTGGCGTTTTGTGGGGGGCGCGCTCCGCTTGCCCCCTGATCCCCTGCCCCTCAGTCCCCCCACCGCCTCCTGGTTCAGCCCCTCTGGGTGGGACCTTGCACGCCGAACCCAGCGCCGTCTGTTTACTTGTGGCTGGACGCTGGGCAGGGCCCCGGTGGGGTGGGCCGGCCCGGTTCTCCCCGCACTCCCGCCCCATCCCCGCCCGCCGGCCCCGCCAACCGGGATAAATAGCGCCGGGGCCTCGTGGGCGGCAGAGGAGGGGAACCAACTCCGTCCAGCCCGCCCCCCGCCTCTGCCATGGCCCCCAGCTCCGCCGCCTGCCTTCTCCTGCTCACCCTGGCCGCCCTGCGAGCGTCCGGCCAGGGCCAGATGCCGCTGGGTAAGACCCGGGTGGCCGAGCGCACAGGAGGCCAGCGGCGGGACCCAGCTCCAGCAAGCCCGATGGGCGTTGAGGGCGCGCTGCCCTGGAGGCAGCCACGAGGGGAAGGGACGTGGGTGGCTGTGGTTGAGGGGAGAGGGGGCGCCCCCAGCCCTGCCGCCCCATCAGGGTCCCCTGTGGCCGTAGGCGGAGATCTGGCTCCGCAAATGCTGCGCGAGTTGCAAGAGACGAACGCGGCGCTGCAAGAAGTGCGGGAGCTCCTGCGGCTGCAGGTGCGGGGCTGAAGCGAGccaggcaggggctgcagggagggggagAAACCTGGGGGCTCCCCAGAACCTGCCACCGCTCTACCCTAACGCCCCCCACCCCCCTACccgcacatgcacacaccaggTCAAAGAAATCACGTTCCTGAAGAACACGGTGATGGAGTGTGACGCGTGCGGTGAGCGTGCGCCCTGGGGTCCCGAGGGTGGCAGGACACGGCAGGTGTGGGCGGGAGGGTCGGGGGACGGAACGGGCTCCGGGGGGAGCGGAGAGGCGGAGAGGCCGTGGAGAGATGATGCGGGAAAGGTGGCCCCGCGCGCCCCTGGCAGGCGGCGTGTCCAGTCCAGCCCGGGCGCAGAGCGCGCGCACCCACTGTGGCACCTCCCCGCCGTGTGTGTGTGACCCCGCTCCGACCCCCGGGGTCGCCCCCACAGGGATGCAGCCCGTCCACACCCCCGGTCTCGTCGTGCGCCCCCTGCCTCAGTGCGCGCCCGGCTTCTGCTTCCCCGGCGTGGAGTGCACCGAGACGCCCGGAGGCGCGCGCTGCGGGCCCTGCCCCGCGGGCTTCACCGGCAACGGCTCGCACTGCACCGACGTCAACGAGGTGAGCCGgccgctcccccaccccacctccacccgGAACCCCGACCTCCCCGGCCCTACCTCCTCCACCGTCCCCACGACTCCGTCCAACCCCGCGGGTGCTCGCCCGCCAGCACACGCCGGGGCGCACGGCCCTGGAACAGCCCCGACCCCGCTGGGGACGCCCGCCCCTAGGACCCTGCCTCTTGCTGGCGCCGTCGACCCCGACGAGTCCCTGGCGCCGCCAGCGGCAGTGGCCACCCCCGCTCAGGACCCTGGGGCGGCTGGGGGGCGCCCGCCCCAAAGACCCTCCCACCGCCGGGCACGGCCGCCTCGCCGGCCACTGCCCCCTTCCTCCGGGGACGCCCGCGCCCTAAATCGCCTCCCTCACCCTTGAGGGGGCCGGCCCCTTCTCTCTCGACCTGCACCCCATGGTGGCCCGGAAGCTTCCTGACCCGCCACGGCGGCCCCTTCCCCCGCAGTGTAACGCCCACCCCTGCTTCCCCCGCGTGCGCTGCATCAACACCAGCCCCGGCTTCCGCTGCGAGGCCTGCCCGTCCGGCTACAGCGGCCCCCGCCACGAAGGCGTGGGGCTGGCCTTCGCCAAGACCAACAAGCAGGTGAGGGCCGCCACCCCGAATGCCCAGAAAGGATGGACTGGGGGGGCCGGGACGCGGGAGGGCGCAGGTGCAGCTGTGCTGGGACTGGCTGCCCTGCTCACCAGCGCTGACCAGTGTTGGCCTCGCCCGCCCTAGGTGTGCACCGACATTAACGAATGTGAGACAGGGGAACACAACTGTGTCCCCAACTCCCTGTGCATCAACACCCGGGTAAGGCCTGGGGGCCGGGGGTcgggggccgggggcgggggccgGGGGCCGGGAGTGCGGCCAGGTGAGCCCCGGCGCTGACCACCGCATGGCCGGCACCCAGGGCTCCTTCCAGTGCGGGGCGTGCCTGCCCGGCTTCGTGGGCGACCAGGCGTCCGGCTGCCGACCCCGCGCCCAGCGCTTCTGCCCCGACGGGTCGCCCAGTCCGTGCCACGAGAAGGCCGACTGCGTGCGGGAGCGCGACGGCTCCCACTCGTGCGTGGTGAGCGGGGCGGGGACGCCGAGGTCTGAGAAGCGGGTCGGGTCAGGGGTCAAGGGTCGGGGTCAGGGAAGGCCACACTGCCTGGCCGGGTCGGGGGTCGGGGTCGGCCGCGGGGAGGGTCCCCCCACTCACCCTGCGTCCCCCCGAAGTGCGCCGTCGGCTGGGCGGGCAACGGGCTCCTGTGCGGCCGCGACACCGACCTGGACGGCTTCCCCGACGAGAAACTTCGCTGCCCGGAGCGCCAGTGCCGCAAGGTGGGCGGgacttggggggaggggaggggaggagaggggaggggcgtCCTGGTGACCACGCCCCTCGTGTCCACCTGCAGGATAACTGCGTGACCGTGCCCAACTCAGGCCAGGAGGACGTGGACCGGGATGGCATCGGGGACGCCTGCGACCCAGATGCAGACGGCGACGGGGTCCTGAACGAGGGGGTGAGGGGCCTGGGCGGGAGGGCCAGCAGGGTGATGACCCTTCAATGGGGTCCCCAACGAGGGGGTGAGGGGCCTGGGCGGGAGTGTTGACCCCATGACGGACAGCTCCTGGAGTGGCCTTCGcccacccctccacccacccaggaCAACTGCCCGCTGGTGCGGAACGTGGACCAGCGTAACACCGACAGTGACAAGTGGGGCGACGCGTGTGACAACTGCAAGTCCCAGAAGAATGATGACCAAAAGGACACGGACCGGGACGGTCGGGGGGACGCCTGTGATGACGACATGGACGGCGACCGTGCGTGCGGGCCGTGGAGGGGCAGGGGTGCGGCCGGCCAGGGGGACGGGCACGCAGGGCTGGCCACCATGCATGCTTCCCATTTTAAAAGGAGATGGAGACCTTCCTGCACGCGCTGCTTCAGTCCCGTCCCCCGACGGGGTGGGACATCTGCCCGTGTCCCACGTGGACGGCCGGGACCCCAGCCCTGGAGCTCACAGGCTGACCTGCTGACACCCCCACCTTGCAGGAATCCGCAACACGGCCGACAACTGCCCCAAGGTGCCCAACTCGGACCAGAAGGACAGCGACGGGGATGGCGTAGGGGACGCTTGTGACAATTGCCCACAGAAGAGCAACTCGGACCAGGTGAGGCAACCCGCCGGCTGAgaccccacctcacccctgcccagctcctggcatgAATGGGGTGCTCTTGGGGGCCCCCAGAGGTGGTGAACCCCCTTgccctctgtccccacccccagaggGACATAGATCATGACTTCGTGGGCGACGCCTGTGACAGTGACCAAGACCAGTAAGGAGGCTGCCGGGTGGGCGCGGGGAGACGTCTGGGCGGCCACCTCCCCCCGTGGGACCCCATTTCATTGGCCGCCCCCTCTGTCCACCACTACAGGGATGGGGACGGCCACCAGGATTCACGGGACAACTGCCCCGCGGTGCCCAACAGCGCGCAGCAGGACTCGGACCGCGACGGCCAGGGCGACGCCTGTGACGAGGACGATGACAATGACGGGGTCCCCGACAGCCGGGACAACTGCAGGCTGGTGGCCAACCCGGGCCAGGAGGACTCGGACAGTAAGAGGGCATGGCCACTGCAGGCGGGGCTGGCGGCTGGCCTGGGCGTGGCAGCAGCTTGAGTGGCAGGGCCCTGGACTGGCAGGGATGGGACCCTGGTGGGAGTGGTCATAGCTGGGCGCTGTCTGCAGTGGACGcggcctggcttggcccacccagcctggctggggTGGTCATCTCTCCCCTGCTCTCAGGGGACGGCGTGGGCGATGCGTGCCAGGATGACTTCGACGCCGACAAGGTGGTGGACAAGATCGACGTGTGCCCTGAGAACGCCGAGGTCACGCTCACCGACTTCCGAGCCTTCCAGACGGTCGTCCTGGACCCCGAGGGCGACGCCCAGATAGACCCCAACTGGGTGGTGCTCAACCAGGTGCGAGTGGGCCCCGGGCCGAGCAGGACAAGGTCAGCCCAGGAACCCCGCGGCAGGACCTCACCCTGCTAAAGCCCCTCTCCGTGCGACCCCACAGGGCATGGAGATTGTGCAGACCATGAACAGTGACCCTGGACTGGCTGTGGGTGAGACCCGTGGGCGTGGCCTGATGGGTGTGGCCAGATAGGGCGTGTCCTGCCAGGGTGTGGCCAGAGAGGGCGTGGCATGCTGGGGTGGCTGGACAGGGTGTGGCCAGACAAGGTGTGGCCAGACAGGGGTGTGGCCTGATGGGGGATGTGGCTGGACTGTGGTGTGGCCTGACGTGAGGCCATCGTTGGGAAGAGGCTCCACCTGTCATGGGCAGGGCTGAGTCAGGAGTAGGACTGGGCTCATTGGGGGTGGATGTGTCTCAGGGATCTGGTCCACTGGGCGAGCGGGCAGGGGGCTCAGGGCCGTTGGCGGGGTGTGGCCATAGCTGGGTGGGTTCCCACCTCTGTCCCCCCAACTGCCCAGGTTACACGGCCTTCAACGGCGTGGACTTTGAGGGCACGTTTCACGTGAACACAGTCACGGATGACGACTACGCCGGCTTCATCTTCGGCTACCAGGACAGTTCGAGCTTCTACGTGGTCATGTGGAAGCAGATGGAGCAGACGTACTGGCAGGCCAACCCTTTCCGGGCCGTGGCCCAGCCGGGCATCCAGCTCAAGGTTCAGGGACACCCCAGCCGGGGGCAGCGTTCCTGGGGCGAGGGGGGCAGAGTCGGGCAGGCCAACCCCTTCTGGGCCgtggcccagccaggcatggAAGTGGAGATGACATGGATACAAAACAAATGGTTTGGACTAGGAGGGTgtgtccactggtccactccccagatggccaccgtggctgaaccaggagccctgtgactccatgtgggtctccccctTGAGGGGTAACCGGGCCCCAAGGGTTCGCGCCATCACCCGCAGGATCCccagccaggaagcagcagcaggaatgCAGCAGCCGCCCCAGAGGGAACACTGGCGTTGCAAGCCATGGTCTAACCTGCTGCGCCCCAGCCTACATGGTCCTCCCACATTCTGTGCTCAGCCCCACTTCCTGGAAACTCTTGGAAGTGCCCCTCTGGAGTACCCTGGGCGGGAGGGGGACCTGCTGGGTCTCTGATGCCCCTTCCGGCCCCCTTCCCTGGGTGACTGCAGGCGGTGAAGTCCTCCACGGGCCCCGGGGAGCAGCTCCGAAACGCGCTGTGGCACACCGGGGACACGGCGTCGCAGGTGCGGCTGCTGTGGAAAGACCCCCGCAACGTGGGCTGGAAGGACAAGACCTCCTACCGCTGGTTCCTGCAACACCGGCCCCAAGTTGGCTACATCAGGTGGGGGgccctgctgtgctgtgtcccgcCAGCACCCCTGGGTGCGGGGtcacaggagagggagagaccctgcagggccaggagctgcACCGGGGTCTCCATCCTCCATCCtgggcacagcagcagagggagagaccctgcagggccaggggccaggaaccgcACGAGGGTCTCCCGTCCTCCATCCTGGGCACAGCAGCAGCGAGCTGGGTGGCACACCCCGACATGGGGGCTCTGGACAGGCGCCCGCCGTCCCCCGCTGACCGCCTCCCGCCTCCCGCCCGCAGGGTGCGCTTCTACGAGGGCCCCGAGCTGGTGGCCGACAGCAACGTGGTGCTGGACACGACCATGCGCGGAGGCCGGCTGGGCgtcttctgcttctcccaggaaAACATCATCTGGGCCAACCTGCGTTACCGCTGCAACGGTGAGCGCGGGGCGGGGCCTCGGTGGGCGGGGCCACCGCGGTGGGCGGGGCCAGAGCCGTGTGGACAGGTGGTGCTTACGTAGGGGCGTGGTCACCGGGTGGGCAGGCCCAAGGATGTAGGCGTGGCTCTGATCTTACAGATAGGCAATGCTCATGCAGGGGCGTGGCCACTGGGATGGGTGGGCGTGGCCTCACCGGCCCCACCCAtcccgcctccccctcccccatctctcccaCAGACACCATTCCCGAAGACTACGAGGTCCAGGCTCAGCGGCTGCGGCTGGCCTAGGTGGGGGGCGGGACCCTGCACGTCCTGACCTGGGCTGGTGTGGGGCGGGAGAGAAAGGGGGGGCTCGGAGTGGAC from Ochotona princeps isolate mOchPri1 chromosome 33, mOchPri1.hap1, whole genome shotgun sequence encodes:
- the COMP gene encoding cartilage oligomeric matrix protein, whose protein sequence is MAPSSAACLLLLTLAALRASGQGQMPLGGDLAPQMLRELQETNAALQEVRELLRLQVKEITFLKNTVMECDACGMQPVHTPGLVVRPLPQCAPGFCFPGVECTETPGGARCGPCPAGFTGNGSHCTDVNECNAHPCFPRVRCINTSPGFRCEACPSGYSGPRHEGVGLAFAKTNKQVCTDINECETGEHNCVPNSLCINTRGSFQCGACLPGFVGDQASGCRPRAQRFCPDGSPSPCHEKADCVRERDGSHSCVCAVGWAGNGLLCGRDTDLDGFPDEKLRCPERQCRKDNCVTVPNSGQEDVDRDGIGDACDPDADGDGVLNEGDNCPLVRNVDQRNTDSDKWGDACDNCKSQKNDDQKDTDRDGRGDACDDDMDGDRIRNTADNCPKVPNSDQKDSDGDGVGDACDNCPQKSNSDQRDIDHDFVGDACDSDQDQDGDGHQDSRDNCPAVPNSAQQDSDRDGQGDACDEDDDNDGVPDSRDNCRLVANPGQEDSDRDGVGDACQDDFDADKVVDKIDVCPENAEVTLTDFRAFQTVVLDPEGDAQIDPNWVVLNQGMEIVQTMNSDPGLAVGYTAFNGVDFEGTFHVNTVTDDDYAGFIFGYQDSSSFYVVMWKQMEQTYWQANPFRAVAQPGIQLKAVKSSTGPGEQLRNALWHTGDTASQVRLLWKDPRNVGWKDKTSYRWFLQHRPQVGYIRVRFYEGPELVADSNVVLDTTMRGGRLGVFCFSQENIIWANLRYRCNDTIPEDYEVQAQRLRLA